Below is a genomic region from Nocardioides panacis.
CCGAGCGCGCCGCCGAACACCGCTCCGAGCTTGCCGGCCTGCTCCTCGCTCGCGGCCTCGTCGACGAGCACGCCGAGACGCCAGTTGCCCTCGTGCATGAACCGCGGCGTGTCCGCGCAGGCCGCGAGCGTCAGGCCGCCCACGTCGACGCCCTCGATCTCCCCGGTGTCGATGTGGAAGACCAGGACGACGGTGCAGCGGTCCTTGTTGGCGCCGAGGTCGAACGACGCCGTGCAGGGGCAGACCAGGTCGCAGGTGCAGTTCTCGAAGTAGCGGCCAGCGATGTTCCAGGACATGTCGGTTCTCCCGTCGTCCCCCGGCACCTCCCAGCATCTGTCGGGCCGCGGGGCCTGTACATAGCCCCTGGGGGCGGTCTCGCCCCGGGGCGGCTCAGCCCAGCCGCAGGTACGGCGCGGGGTCGATCGCCGAGGCCGGGCCGCCGCCCGCGCGGCGCACCTCGAAGTGCAGGTGGCAGCCGTCCGGTGCGCCCTGGTCGTTCGCCCGGGCGACCAGCCGGCCGGGGCGCACGAGGTCGCCGGGGGCGACGTACACCCTGCGCACGTGGCCGATCAGCACGTCCACGCCGCTGCGGGCCCGGATCCGGAACGCGTAGGGCCCGTACGCCGCACCGGGTGCACCGGACGACGCCGGGTCCACGACGCGACCCCGGACGTTGCTGTTCAGCCGGGTGCCGCACGGCATCGCCACGTCGATGCCGTGGTGGAAGCCGCGGCGTCCCGGGCAGCGCCGGTCGTGCGCGTAGTACGGCGCGACCGTGCAGCCGTAGCCGATCATCACCCGGTGCCGGCCGGCGAACCACGGGCTGGTGTGCAGCCGGTGGTCGGAGGAGTAGAACCGCCAGCGTGGGTCGCGGTCCTCGCGGGCCGCCGACGGCACCGCGGTCAGCCCGGCGAGCAGCACGACCAGGAGGGCGAGGACCAGCGCACGCAGCCGCATGGGCAGCAGCCTAGGACTAGGGTCGTCCCAGGAGACCGGTCGAGGTGCGGAGGGCATCCGATGGCAGACGTGAGGCAGCACAAGATCCTGCTCGACGAGGACGAGATGCCGCGGCGCTGGTACAACGTGCTGCCCGACCTGCCCACCCCGCCGCCGCCGGTGCTGCACCCAGGCACCGGGCAGCCCGTCGGTCCCGAGGACCTGGCGCCGCTGTTCCCGAGGGAGCTGATCCTGCAGGAGGTGTCCGGCGACCAGTACGTCGACATCCCCGAGGAGGTGCAGGACGTCTACCG
It encodes:
- a CDS encoding M23 family metallopeptidase — encoded protein: MRLRALVLALLVVLLAGLTAVPSAAREDRDPRWRFYSSDHRLHTSPWFAGRHRVMIGYGCTVAPYYAHDRRCPGRRGFHHGIDVAMPCGTRLNSNVRGRVVDPASSGAPGAAYGPYAFRIRARSGVDVLIGHVRRVYVAPGDLVRPGRLVARANDQGAPDGCHLHFEVRRAGGGPASAIDPAPYLRLG